The following proteins are encoded in a genomic region of Phycisphaerales bacterium:
- the rnpA gene encoding ribonuclease P protein component — protein sequence MPPAPPTPLTFRPRHRLTHAREFQAVYAARCRKSAGPLTVHAMPTARPEPRLGLSVGRKVGKAHVRVAAKRAIREAFRHVQHDLPAWEAGEGDERRSGRYDMIVQVRPHEPLPSAEYQRLLLELAHACHEVWAKRIAKGHRPQHAAPRRSDPQQSRDARPGP from the coding sequence GTGCCCCCCGCCCCCCCCACGCCCCTCACCTTCCGCCCCCGACACCGCCTCACCCACGCGCGCGAGTTCCAGGCCGTGTATGCCGCCCGCTGCCGCAAGAGCGCCGGGCCGCTGACGGTCCACGCCATGCCCACCGCCCGGCCCGAGCCGCGGCTGGGGCTGTCGGTCGGCAGGAAGGTCGGCAAGGCCCACGTCCGCGTGGCCGCCAAGCGGGCGATCCGCGAGGCCTTCCGCCACGTGCAGCACGACCTGCCGGCGTGGGAAGCCGGAGAGGGCGATGAGCGCCGGAGCGGCCGCTACGACATGATCGTCCAGGTCCGCCCCCACGAGCCGTTGCCGAGCGCCGAGTACCAGCGGTTGTTGCTGGAGCTTGCCCATGCTTGCCACGAGGTCTGGGCCAAGCGCATCGCCAAGGGCCACCGCCCGCAACACGCTGCCCCCCGACGATCCGACCCCCAACAATCACGCGATGCACGCCCCGGACCATGA
- a CDS encoding YoaK family protein gives MPYRVGSSQTSPLRAGVAMAGGAGLAMVAGYVDAVLVAVTGRTVTHVTGSVAALGAEVSSQAWAAAGATLAVVAAFVLGACVCGIVIHGRSLKLGRRYGLVLLVEGGLLAGAALAADASVLLAASLAAMAAGLQNAMASTYMGLIVRTTHLTGIATDLGFLLGARLRGQRVEPWRFGLLVLLLAGFLAGVVLGAPMAAHFGADALWPAAGLVALAGSGYYAWRARSGS, from the coding sequence GTGCCGTATCGCGTTGGTTCGTCGCAGACCTCGCCCCTCCGCGCTGGGGTGGCGATGGCGGGTGGCGCGGGGCTGGCCATGGTCGCCGGCTACGTCGACGCCGTGCTGGTCGCGGTCACCGGGCGCACGGTGACGCACGTGACCGGCTCGGTGGCGGCGCTGGGGGCGGAGGTGTCCAGCCAGGCGTGGGCCGCGGCGGGCGCGACGCTGGCGGTGGTGGCGGCGTTCGTGCTCGGGGCGTGCGTGTGCGGCATCGTGATCCACGGGCGGTCGCTCAAGCTCGGGCGGCGGTACGGGCTGGTGCTGCTGGTCGAGGGCGGGCTGCTGGCGGGCGCGGCCCTGGCGGCCGACGCGAGCGTGCTCCTGGCCGCGTCGCTGGCCGCGATGGCCGCGGGGCTGCAGAACGCGATGGCCTCGACGTACATGGGCCTGATCGTGCGGACCACGCACCTGACGGGCATCGCCACGGACCTGGGCTTCCTGCTGGGGGCGCGCCTGCGCGGCCAGCGGGTTGAGCCGTGGCGGTTCGGGCTGCTGGTGCTGCTGCTGGCGGGCTTCCTGGCGGGCGTGGTGCTCGGGGCGCCGATGGCCGCGCACTTCGGGGCCGACGCGCTGTGGCCCGCGGCGGGGCTGGTGGCCCTGGCGGGCAGCGGGTACTACGCGTGGCGGGCGCGGTCGGGCAGTTGA
- a CDS encoding TetR/AcrR family transcriptional regulator, whose amino-acid sequence MPRLPAAARRAQLLETAAELFAEHGYARATTSQLAKAAGVTEPIIYRHFGSKRDLFIALVRRTSEETIAFWEEQLARATTPAERLSTLVDGNPMVHPRFSDAYRVILQAITEVGDAGIAGALREHMDTVHAFLMKEIENGQAAHKVTARYSPELIAWLLIDVGLGFGVLTAWGVEGHGKDAGGKHVSDAIKRMLLGKAKTEADR is encoded by the coding sequence TTGCCCAGGCTGCCAGCGGCCGCCCGCCGCGCCCAATTGCTCGAGACCGCCGCCGAGCTCTTCGCCGAGCACGGCTACGCCCGCGCGACCACCAGCCAGCTGGCCAAGGCCGCCGGCGTCACCGAGCCGATCATCTACCGCCACTTCGGCTCCAAGCGCGACCTGTTCATCGCCCTGGTGCGACGGACCAGCGAGGAGACCATCGCCTTCTGGGAAGAGCAGCTGGCGCGGGCCACCACGCCCGCCGAGCGGCTCTCGACGCTGGTGGACGGCAACCCGATGGTGCACCCCAGGTTCAGCGACGCCTACCGCGTGATCCTCCAGGCCATCACCGAGGTGGGCGACGCCGGGATCGCGGGCGCCCTGCGCGAGCACATGGACACGGTCCACGCCTTCCTCATGAAGGAGATCGAGAACGGGCAGGCCGCCCACAAGGTCACCGCCCGCTACAGCCCCGAACTCATCGCCTGGCTGCTCATCGACGTGGGGCTGGGCTTCGGCGTGCTGACGGCCTGGGGCGTGGAGGGCCACGGCAAGGACGCCGGCGGCAAGCACGTCAGCGACGCCATCAAGCGCATGCTGCTGGGCAAGGCCAAGACCGAGGCCGATCGCTAA
- the yidD gene encoding membrane protein insertion efficiency factor YidD produces MHAPDHDGPRPWLASPLRRLAIAPFTGPIRLYRLTLSPFIGGQCRFEPTCSCYALDAYHTHGPIKGTRLTLWRLVRCQPLVKGGYDPVPPAGSAGPAGSARAAHRHAARSSQG; encoded by the coding sequence ATGCACGCCCCGGACCATGACGGCCCCCGCCCCTGGCTGGCCAGCCCGCTGCGCCGGCTGGCGATCGCGCCCTTCACCGGGCCCATCCGCCTCTACCGCCTGACGCTCAGCCCCTTCATCGGCGGCCAGTGCCGCTTCGAGCCCACGTGCAGTTGCTACGCGCTGGACGCCTATCACACCCACGGGCCGATCAAGGGCACGCGCCTGACGCTCTGGCGGCTCGTGCGGTGCCAGCCGCTGGTCAAGGGCGGGTACGACCCGGTGCCGCCGGCGGGGTCGGCGGGGCCGGCGGGGTCGGCTCGCGCAGCGCATCGGCACGCGGCGCGTTCTAGTCAGGGCTAA
- the mutS gene encoding DNA mismatch repair protein MutS — MPDLKIANSITEPDGAPRKLTPAMRQFHEFKDRFPGCVLLFRMGDFYELFYEDAVEVSRAIGLTLTERSPGQPMAGVPHHQLDNYLRKLIDKGFRVAIADQVQDPKEAKGVVERAVTRVLTPGTLVDDDLLESRPSGGTLAAVYLDGEGVSIAALDVSTGAFTLDSAPLDGLLDCLSRFAVAELLLPDDCPAGLRSRIEIDAGRAGCAITDRAAWHFRKSETMEAVLTHFSVTSVEGFGLDNDDKALIAAGAVLRYASETQTPRGAPDTNGLAPSLSYIRPPKRAAPGDRLVLDATSLRALEIERTIRRGGVEGSLVGEVLNGGQCMTALGRRQVAQWLREPAAKLEEINDRHAAVAALVEDSKQAGELCKALEPIQDIARIAARLALGRAAPRDLVGLGQSLAAIPALVEACRNTPALAGRAGELHELLDDLSPLAGDITATCRERPPARLTDGGLINDGVDPELDEARSLQHDAGQWLADFQQRLASELNIPAIRVGFNKVFGYYIELTAAQAKEHGDALISAGLSRKQTLKNAERYVNDELRHFEHRVQTAEARALEREKIIFEGLCLKAREQLDAIAQAAEAIGALDALSCFASMARKRRWVRPEMVEEANLELEAARHPVLERTLADRLVPNDVALNEYARLAIITGPNMAGKSTYIRTAALLVVLAHAGSFVPAESARIGLTDRVFTRVGADDALHDGQSTFMVEMAETAAILNNATERSVVVLDEIGRGTSTLDGLSLARAIAERLAGDTKKPGPRTLFATHYHELTTLEEERAGQVRNLAVRVREVGDEVVFLHHVEPGRADRSYGVQVARLAGIPPEVVQRAAEVLASLSVREDGAPAPMKQKHEPQMPLFAKTDAHPAIDKLAEVKIEQLTPLDAFDLLRELRGMVDEK, encoded by the coding sequence ATGCCCGACCTCAAGATCGCCAATTCGATCACCGAGCCAGATGGTGCACCGCGCAAGCTCACGCCCGCGATGCGCCAGTTCCACGAGTTCAAGGACCGCTTCCCCGGCTGCGTCCTGCTCTTCCGCATGGGCGACTTCTACGAGCTGTTCTACGAGGACGCCGTCGAGGTCTCCAGGGCCATCGGCCTGACCCTCACCGAGCGGAGCCCGGGCCAGCCGATGGCCGGCGTGCCGCACCACCAGCTGGACAACTACCTGCGCAAGCTCATCGACAAGGGCTTCCGCGTGGCCATCGCCGACCAGGTGCAGGACCCCAAGGAGGCCAAGGGCGTCGTCGAACGCGCCGTGACGCGCGTGCTGACGCCCGGGACGCTGGTCGACGATGATCTCTTGGAGAGCCGACCTTCTGGCGGCACGCTCGCGGCGGTGTATCTGGACGGCGAGGGCGTGTCGATCGCCGCGCTGGACGTCTCGACGGGCGCCTTCACGCTCGACTCGGCGCCGCTCGACGGCCTGCTGGATTGTTTGTCGCGCTTCGCCGTTGCCGAATTGCTCCTGCCCGATGATTGCCCGGCGGGCCTGCGCAGCCGCATCGAGATCGACGCCGGCCGCGCCGGCTGCGCCATCACCGACCGCGCGGCGTGGCACTTCCGCAAGAGCGAGACGATGGAGGCCGTGCTCACGCACTTTTCCGTCACGAGCGTCGAGGGCTTCGGCCTGGACAACGACGACAAGGCCCTCATCGCCGCCGGCGCCGTTCTGCGATACGCGAGCGAGACGCAGACGCCAAGGGGCGCGCCCGACACCAACGGGCTGGCGCCCTCGCTCTCCTACATCCGCCCGCCCAAGCGCGCCGCGCCCGGCGATCGGTTGGTCCTGGACGCCACCAGCCTGCGCGCCCTGGAGATCGAGCGCACCATCCGCCGCGGCGGCGTCGAGGGCTCGCTCGTGGGCGAGGTGCTCAATGGCGGCCAGTGCATGACGGCGCTGGGCCGCCGCCAGGTCGCCCAGTGGCTGCGCGAGCCGGCGGCGAAGCTCGAGGAAATCAACGACCGCCACGCCGCCGTCGCCGCGCTCGTCGAAGACTCGAAGCAGGCCGGCGAGCTGTGCAAAGCCTTGGAGCCCATCCAAGACATCGCCCGCATCGCCGCGCGGCTGGCGCTGGGCCGTGCCGCGCCGCGGGATCTCGTCGGGCTGGGTCAGTCCCTCGCTGCCATCCCCGCGCTGGTCGAGGCCTGCCGCAACACCCCCGCCCTGGCCGGCCGCGCGGGCGAACTGCACGAGCTACTCGACGACCTCTCGCCGCTGGCCGGCGACATCACCGCCACCTGCCGCGAGCGCCCGCCCGCGCGCCTGACCGACGGCGGCCTCATCAACGACGGCGTCGACCCCGAGCTCGACGAGGCGCGGAGCCTCCAGCACGACGCCGGGCAGTGGCTGGCCGACTTCCAGCAACGCCTCGCGAGCGAGCTGAACATCCCCGCCATCCGCGTTGGCTTCAACAAGGTCTTCGGCTACTACATCGAGCTCACCGCCGCCCAGGCCAAGGAGCACGGCGATGCGCTGATCAGCGCCGGCCTCAGCCGCAAGCAGACCCTGAAGAACGCCGAGCGATACGTCAACGACGAGCTGCGCCACTTCGAGCACCGCGTGCAGACCGCCGAGGCGCGGGCCCTGGAGCGCGAGAAGATCATCTTCGAGGGACTGTGTCTCAAGGCCCGCGAGCAGCTCGACGCGATTGCGCAAGCCGCCGAGGCGATCGGCGCGCTGGACGCTCTCTCCTGCTTCGCCTCGATGGCGCGCAAGCGGCGCTGGGTCCGCCCCGAGATGGTCGAGGAGGCCAACCTCGAGCTCGAGGCCGCACGACATCCGGTCTTGGAGCGAACGCTTGCGGACAGATTGGTCCCCAACGACGTCGCGCTCAACGAGTACGCCCGACTGGCCATCATCACCGGCCCCAACATGGCCGGCAAGAGCACGTACATCCGCACGGCCGCGCTGCTGGTTGTGCTGGCGCACGCCGGCTCGTTCGTTCCTGCCGAGTCCGCCCGCATCGGCCTGACCGATCGCGTCTTCACCCGCGTGGGCGCCGACGACGCGTTGCACGACGGCCAGAGCACGTTCATGGTCGAGATGGCCGAGACGGCGGCGATCCTCAACAACGCCACCGAGCGGTCGGTCGTCGTGCTCGACGAGATCGGCCGCGGCACCAGCACGCTCGATGGCCTGAGCCTGGCCCGCGCCATCGCCGAGCGGCTCGCCGGCGACACGAAGAAGCCCGGCCCGCGCACGCTCTTCGCCACGCACTACCACGAGCTGACGACACTGGAAGAAGAACGCGCTGGGCAGGTCCGCAACCTCGCGGTTCGTGTTAGAGAGGTCGGCGACGAGGTCGTGTTCCTGCACCACGTCGAGCCGGGGCGGGCCGACCGCAGCTACGGCGTCCAGGTCGCGCGGCTGGCGGGGATTCCGCCCGAGGTCGTCCAACGCGCCGCCGAGGTGTTGGCATCGCTGTCGGTCCGCGAGGACGGCGCGCCGGCGCCGATGAAGCAGAAGCACGAACCCCAGATGCCCCTGTTCGCGAAGACCGATGCACATCCGGCCATCGACAAGCTCGCCGAGGTCAAGATCGAGCAGCTCACCCCCCTGGACGCCTTCGACCTGCTCCGCGAGCTGCGGGGCATGGTCGACGAGAAGTGA
- a CDS encoding formylglycine-generating enzyme family protein, whose amino-acid sequence MPEPSKNPEPDRAGGRGGVRMALLVAGALLVLVAAGLGLVLLSSEPPGEGGRSAAAGPGSPAASPVPWSAPSPDPLAAASPTTPAAGAPRTIVAHNRAAWPVELWAGGDFLGRIEPGTVARIDAGAIEHPPAAGLAITAVSHEKRSRAEGDDDGQPDAWALRSIVLPGALASTGELTVVVGGIDPIDAATRVAVDDPGEPRWRGLFELRERHLAGQQPGAPLPAHALMHGQEWTGPEGSPSSGRIEGGVMAVHGPRDDARGRDSYVVNSLGMLLVRIPAGRFQPGEFQVGSPRPTVTLTREYYMSVTEATNTHVARVEHAGHRTGSLKTFSDLPALRVLWDQADAWCRSLTAMEAARGQALDGWAYDLPTEAQWERACQAGRSQPFSPAGQPADEIMWWFENSGQQPQPVAQLLPNDFGLFDMHGNAMEWGRDWAYMRQPISGVDPTGVPRARAIRSWGSNEPERVRRGGAFDTRDHRCSCGKRDSGVPGVAMHFQGFRPVLVRE is encoded by the coding sequence GTGCCCGAGCCCTCGAAGAACCCCGAGCCGGACCGAGCCGGCGGGCGAGGCGGCGTGCGGATGGCCCTGCTCGTGGCCGGGGCGTTGCTGGTGCTGGTGGCCGCCGGGCTCGGGCTGGTGCTGCTGTCCAGCGAGCCGCCCGGCGAGGGTGGGCGGTCCGCCGCGGCCGGGCCCGGTTCGCCGGCGGCGTCGCCCGTGCCCTGGTCCGCCCCGTCGCCCGACCCGTTGGCCGCGGCCAGCCCCACCACGCCAGCCGCCGGGGCCCCGCGCACGATCGTGGCCCACAACCGCGCCGCGTGGCCGGTCGAGCTGTGGGCCGGGGGCGACTTCCTCGGGCGGATCGAGCCCGGCACGGTCGCGCGGATCGATGCGGGGGCCATCGAGCACCCGCCAGCGGCCGGCCTGGCCATCACCGCCGTGTCGCACGAGAAGCGGAGCCGAGCCGAAGGGGACGACGACGGGCAGCCGGACGCCTGGGCGCTGCGATCGATCGTGCTGCCGGGCGCGCTGGCCTCCACGGGCGAATTGACGGTGGTCGTCGGCGGCATCGATCCCATCGACGCGGCCACGCGGGTGGCGGTGGACGATCCGGGCGAGCCGCGGTGGCGCGGGCTGTTCGAGCTGCGCGAGCGCCACCTGGCCGGCCAGCAGCCGGGCGCGCCCCTACCGGCCCACGCCCTGATGCACGGGCAGGAATGGACGGGGCCCGAAGGCTCACCATCTTCGGGCCGCATCGAGGGGGGCGTCATGGCCGTGCACGGGCCGCGCGACGACGCGCGGGGGCGCGATAGCTACGTCGTCAACAGCCTGGGCATGCTGCTGGTGCGCATCCCCGCGGGGCGCTTCCAGCCCGGCGAGTTCCAGGTGGGCTCGCCGCGCCCGACCGTGACGCTCACGCGCGAGTACTACATGTCCGTCACCGAGGCGACCAACACGCACGTGGCCCGGGTGGAGCACGCCGGCCACCGGACGGGATCGCTCAAGACCTTCTCGGATCTGCCGGCGCTGCGCGTCCTCTGGGACCAGGCCGACGCGTGGTGCCGGTCGCTCACGGCGATGGAGGCGGCGCGCGGCCAGGCCCTGGACGGCTGGGCGTACGACCTGCCCACCGAGGCCCAGTGGGAGCGGGCCTGCCAGGCGGGGCGATCGCAGCCGTTCTCCCCGGCCGGCCAGCCGGCGGACGAGATCATGTGGTGGTTCGAGAACTCCGGCCAGCAGCCCCAGCCGGTGGCGCAGCTGCTGCCCAACGACTTCGGGCTCTTCGACATGCACGGCAACGCGATGGAGTGGGGCCGAGACTGGGCGTATATGCGTCAGCCCATCAGCGGCGTGGACCCCACCGGCGTGCCACGGGCCCGGGCGATCCGCAGCTGGGGCAGCAACGAGCCCGAGCGCGTGCGGCGCGGGGGCGCGTTCGACACCCGCGACCATCGCTGCTCCTGCGGCAAGCGCGACAGCGGCGTGCCGGGCGTGGCCATGCACTTCCAGGGCTTCCGGCCGGTGCTGGTCCGCGAGTAA
- the pgmB gene encoding beta-phosphoglucomutase, translated as MTTRPTTRPTTRAVIFDVDGVLVRTDALHEKSWRALAEQEGLPFPHDLPDRLRGVSRERSLELVLGDAFVRYTPDERTALMARKNAAFLEEVNAMTPADALPGVRELLISLRESGLKLAAASASRNARVVLDRVELIKYLDAIVDGHDAPKAKPDPQCFLLAAEKVGCGSKNCIVVEDAPAGVEAALRAGMRVVGVGPVERDPRVALGAASLASISAADLLQLPDRARHA; from the coding sequence GTGACGACCAGGCCGACAACAAGGCCCACAACCAGAGCCGTCATCTTCGACGTCGACGGCGTGCTCGTCCGCACCGACGCGCTGCACGAGAAGTCGTGGCGGGCGCTGGCCGAACAGGAAGGCCTGCCCTTCCCCCATGACCTGCCCGACAGGCTCCGCGGCGTCAGCCGGGAGCGATCCTTAGAACTCGTCCTGGGCGATGCCTTCGTTCGCTACACGCCCGACGAGCGCACCGCCCTCATGGCGCGCAAGAACGCGGCGTTCCTCGAGGAAGTGAACGCCATGACCCCCGCCGACGCGCTGCCGGGCGTGCGCGAGCTGCTCATCTCGCTGCGTGAGTCGGGCCTCAAGCTCGCCGCCGCCTCGGCCAGCCGCAACGCGCGGGTCGTGCTTGACCGCGTCGAACTTATAAAGTATCTCGACGCCATCGTCGACGGCCACGACGCACCCAAAGCCAAGCCCGATCCCCAGTGCTTCCTCCTCGCGGCCGAGAAGGTGGGTTGTGGATCCAAGAACTGCATCGTCGTCGAGGATGCCCCCGCCGGCGTCGAAGCGGCGCTCAGGGCGGGCATGCGGGTGGTGGGGGTGGGGCCGGTCGAGCGCGACCCGCGCGTGGCGCTGGGCGCCGCGTCGCTTGCGAGCATCTCCGCCGCGGACCTGCTTCAACTGCCCGACCGCGCCCGCCACGCGTAG
- a CDS encoding AAA domain-containing protein: MIARADLPDLPEQPEPLEPLAHHVRRSLEARIDRLLARPVVATVPRPSRRADHGPDEAASGGNAGIFGALCEGAARHAPRRGVGGEAAVWQTTEADGDDEGCVRVRVDFDYDGANRGREKEIVEELQSVLRDEGEVVLLTGEQARLLREKPRAFVEMEARPEAVQLVGFKNDWHGSAERVVKLDLARGPMNPASIAAIAIVPNLVQLERQLDALDAIERAATDGPLAPLRALVGLEADLPEPADRAAAAFEAMPDERLDEHQHACVRAALDTDHFAVVHGPPGAGKTTVIGSIIRRLVDRGERVLVVSPTHVAIDNVVEKLTDIDGRNDDLHPATLPVRFATRPNRLSEKAQRYWSSRTTQVREYAIEDRVEAVLRRRVEGAGGVFDQLDDGDTTTGPLTAALAEQHSVICGTPIGILSHEGIGDAEPGAFDTLIIDEVSKLTVPEFLAIAVKARRWVLVGDPQQLPPFCDPVECAWTLRDVIDPALELVCSVGAVLERAKPFEREMARLVVVARDPDRVADAIVAHANGAGLDRTPSIGTIDEAPERGIGSGILVCEADEIESALDRFDGDARVLVEIGLECRVAIRDERLVGERDRAGARVFETCFNTYHAQPWEALAEQKLSLVRFRKGLHKYLPSQAAIDELGLGEDRQHLIQAIADRLLANTVSVYDMLLGLPDSEHFDVSPMAELAGRCLRNLCERVQPFTGVLKKQYRMHPSLSRLPRELFYAGQALHDGLPDAGGEAGVRLIQVDRPEDAPHESNPAEVKVITNLLNALAATPCDAEHASIMVLMAYNEQRRLFDCELQSLDLSELPITVESCTLDSCQGKEADYVLLSLVKSHATKFLDNPKRWNVALTRARQGLFIVGDIDAYLKDASRQRAEARRRGEWPSMSLLSRVLADLDAMGGAKR, from the coding sequence ATGATCGCCCGTGCCGACCTGCCCGACCTGCCCGAGCAGCCCGAACCACTCGAGCCGCTCGCCCACCACGTCCGCCGCAGCCTGGAAGCCCGGATCGACCGGCTCCTGGCCCGCCCGGTGGTGGCCACGGTGCCCCGGCCGTCGCGGCGGGCGGACCACGGGCCAGACGAGGCGGCGTCCGGCGGCAACGCGGGCATCTTCGGCGCCCTGTGCGAAGGGGCCGCCCGGCACGCGCCCCGCCGGGGCGTGGGCGGCGAGGCGGCGGTCTGGCAGACAACCGAGGCCGACGGCGATGACGAAGGCTGCGTCCGAGTCCGCGTCGACTTCGACTACGACGGGGCCAATCGCGGACGCGAGAAGGAGATCGTCGAGGAGCTCCAGAGCGTCCTGCGCGACGAGGGCGAGGTCGTGCTGCTGACCGGCGAGCAGGCCCGGCTGCTCCGCGAGAAACCCCGCGCGTTCGTCGAGATGGAGGCCCGGCCCGAGGCGGTCCAGTTGGTGGGCTTCAAGAATGACTGGCACGGTTCGGCCGAGCGCGTCGTCAAGCTCGATCTGGCGCGCGGGCCGATGAACCCCGCCAGCATCGCCGCCATCGCCATCGTGCCCAACCTGGTGCAGCTCGAGCGCCAGCTGGACGCGCTGGACGCTATCGAGCGGGCGGCCACCGATGGGCCGCTTGCGCCGCTGCGAGCGTTGGTGGGGCTGGAAGCCGACCTGCCCGAGCCAGCCGATCGCGCCGCGGCTGCGTTCGAGGCCATGCCCGACGAGCGGCTCGACGAGCACCAGCACGCGTGCGTCCGGGCCGCCCTGGACACCGACCACTTCGCGGTCGTCCACGGCCCGCCCGGCGCGGGCAAGACCACGGTGATCGGCTCGATCATCCGGCGATTGGTCGATCGCGGCGAGCGCGTGCTGGTGGTCTCGCCCACGCACGTGGCCATCGACAACGTGGTGGAGAAGCTGACCGACATCGACGGCAGGAACGACGACCTGCACCCCGCCACGCTGCCGGTGAGATTCGCAACGCGGCCGAACCGTTTGAGCGAGAAGGCTCAGCGGTATTGGAGCAGCCGGACGACGCAGGTCCGTGAGTACGCCATCGAGGATCGCGTGGAGGCCGTGCTGCGCCGGCGCGTCGAGGGCGCCGGCGGCGTGTTCGATCAACTCGACGATGGCGACACGACCACGGGCCCGCTCACGGCGGCGCTGGCGGAGCAGCACTCGGTCATCTGCGGCACGCCCATCGGCATCCTGTCGCACGAGGGCATCGGCGACGCCGAGCCGGGCGCCTTCGACACGCTCATCATCGACGAGGTCTCCAAGCTGACCGTGCCCGAGTTCCTGGCGATCGCGGTGAAGGCGCGGCGTTGGGTGCTGGTGGGCGATCCGCAGCAGTTGCCGCCCTTCTGCGACCCGGTCGAGTGCGCCTGGACGCTGCGCGACGTGATCGACCCGGCGCTGGAACTGGTGTGCTCGGTCGGCGCGGTGCTCGAGCGGGCCAAGCCCTTCGAACGGGAGATGGCCCGACTGGTGGTCGTCGCGCGCGATCCCGACCGCGTGGCAGACGCGATCGTCGCGCACGCCAACGGCGCGGGCCTCGACAGAACGCCGAGCATCGGAACGATCGATGAGGCCCCCGAGCGTGGCATCGGATCGGGCATCCTGGTGTGCGAGGCCGACGAGATCGAATCGGCGCTCGATCGATTCGATGGCGACGCGCGGGTGCTGGTGGAGATCGGGCTCGAATGCCGCGTGGCGATCCGCGACGAACGGCTGGTCGGCGAGCGGGACCGCGCCGGCGCTCGGGTCTTCGAGACGTGCTTCAACACGTACCACGCCCAGCCCTGGGAAGCCCTCGCAGAGCAAAAGCTCTCGCTCGTGCGCTTCCGCAAGGGACTGCACAAGTATCTGCCCTCGCAAGCGGCCATCGACGAACTCGGGCTTGGGGAGGACCGCCAGCACCTGATCCAGGCCATCGCCGACCGGTTGCTCGCCAACACCGTGTCGGTGTACGACATGCTCCTCGGTCTGCCGGACTCGGAGCACTTCGACGTGTCACCGATGGCAGAACTGGCGGGCCGGTGCCTACGGAACTTGTGCGAGCGGGTGCAGCCGTTCACCGGCGTGCTCAAGAAGCAGTACCGGATGCATCCGAGCCTGTCGCGTTTGCCACGCGAGCTGTTCTACGCGGGCCAGGCGCTGCACGATGGGTTGCCAGACGCCGGGGGCGAGGCAGGCGTTCGGCTGATCCAGGTCGATCGCCCCGAGGATGCGCCTCACGAGTCCAATCCGGCGGAGGTCAAAGTGATCACGAACCTGCTGAACGCGCTCGCCGCGACGCCGTGCGATGCCGAACACGCGAGCATCATGGTGCTGATGGCCTACAACGAACAGCGGCGACTCTTCGACTGTGAACTGCAGTCCCTGGATCTCTCCGAGCTACCCATCACCGTGGAGTCTTGCACGCTGGACAGTTGCCAGGGCAAGGAGGCTGATTACGTGCTGCTCAGCCTCGTGAAGAGTCACGCCACGAAGTTCTTGGACAACCCCAAGCGCTGGAACGTGGCGTTGACCAGGGCCAGGCAGGGCCTGTTCATCGTGGGCGACATCGACGCGTACCTGAAGGATGCGTCAAGGCAGCGAGCCGAAGCCCGCCGCCGGGGCGAGTGGCCCAGTATGAGCTTGCTCTCGCGCGTACTTGCGGATCTGGATGCAATGGGAGGAGCGAAGCGATGA
- a CDS encoding EamA family transporter — MKLPFAPATLAILLAIAAGLCWGVGEVFTRQVLHSKEIGPFAALLVRTMVALPLIALAYLAAAHLGLVTSEVPGWRVNLSTANWLRLLLGSGLLAAALALVFFYAALSLGQVSVVKPIAFAVAPVTAVFLGALLLGEPLTLRKGIAIAFIAADIVLMAAPGKAGSSATSTTAN; from the coding sequence ATGAAGCTCCCCTTCGCGCCGGCTACCCTCGCCATCCTCCTCGCCATCGCCGCCGGCCTCTGCTGGGGCGTGGGTGAGGTCTTCACCCGCCAGGTGCTGCACAGCAAGGAGATCGGCCCCTTCGCCGCCCTGCTCGTGCGCACGATGGTCGCCCTGCCCCTGATCGCCCTGGCCTACCTCGCCGCCGCGCACTTAGGGCTCGTCACCAGCGAGGTCCCCGGCTGGCGCGTGAACCTGTCGACGGCCAACTGGCTGCGATTGCTGCTCGGTTCCGGTCTGCTCGCCGCCGCCCTCGCGCTGGTGTTCTTTTATGCCGCCCTCAGCCTGGGCCAGGTCTCGGTGGTCAAGCCCATCGCCTTCGCCGTCGCGCCGGTCACGGCGGTCTTCTTAGGCGCGCTGCTGCTGGGCGAGCCGCTCACGCTGCGCAAGGGCATCGCCATCGCCTTCATCGCCGCGGACATCGTGCTGATGGCGGCGCCGGGCAAGGCGGGCTCGTCCGCGACTTCGACGACGGCGAACTGA